One Paraburkholderia dioscoreae DNA segment encodes these proteins:
- a CDS encoding MlaA family lipoprotein — MQTTRIRAAHAFPIAKLAVVTALLAGCTTVQTPTKGDPLEGLNRTMFTVNDKLDQYALKPVAKGYVWATPQPVRDSVTNFFSNIGDVYIAANNLLQLKITDGVEDIMRIVINTVFGVGGLFDVATLAKLPKHDNDLGLTLGHYGVPAGPYLVLPLFGPSTVRDAVGSIGNYYINPLSYVDPAGLSWALYGLNVVNTRANLLGASDVLEGAALDKYSFVRNAYLQRRQYLLSDGKQSQALPNYGDEAPLPKYDDMEGSAAGAPAGAVTGTAGTQGAAAAKAPASGATAATSPQAASGTAAVPEAASGSAETPPLDLNGGPETTQIPAGQLVPPTRFNFPSFKLR, encoded by the coding sequence ATGCAGACCACACGCATCCGGGCCGCGCATGCCTTCCCGATCGCTAAACTGGCAGTCGTCACAGCGCTGCTCGCCGGCTGTACCACCGTGCAGACACCGACCAAGGGCGACCCGCTCGAAGGTCTGAACCGCACGATGTTCACCGTCAACGACAAGCTCGACCAGTACGCGCTCAAGCCGGTCGCGAAGGGCTACGTGTGGGCGACCCCGCAGCCGGTGCGCGACAGCGTGACGAACTTCTTTTCGAACATCGGCGACGTCTACATTGCGGCCAACAACCTGCTGCAGCTGAAGATCACCGACGGTGTCGAAGACATCATGCGGATCGTGATCAACACGGTGTTCGGTGTGGGCGGCCTGTTCGATGTGGCGACGCTCGCCAAGCTGCCCAAGCACGACAACGACCTCGGCCTGACGCTCGGTCACTACGGCGTGCCGGCGGGCCCGTACCTCGTGCTGCCGTTGTTCGGGCCGAGCACCGTGCGCGACGCGGTCGGCTCGATCGGCAATTACTATATCAACCCGCTCAGCTACGTCGATCCGGCTGGTCTGAGCTGGGCTTTGTACGGCCTGAACGTGGTCAACACGCGTGCCAATCTGCTGGGCGCGAGCGACGTGCTGGAAGGCGCCGCGCTCGACAAATACTCGTTCGTGCGCAATGCGTATCTGCAACGCCGTCAGTACCTGTTGTCGGACGGCAAACAGTCGCAGGCGCTGCCGAACTACGGCGACGAAGCGCCGCTGCCGAAATACGACGATATGGAGGGCAGCGCGGCCGGTGCGCCGGCAGGCGCCGTAACCGGCACGGCGGGCACGCAAGGTGCTGCTGCCGCGAAGGCGCCGGCTTCCGGCGCGACGGCGGCAACGTCGCCGCAAGCGGCGTCGGGCACTGCGGCAGTACCGGAAGCCGCGTCGGGCAGCGCCGAAACGCCGCCGCTCGACCTGAATGGCGGCCCTGAAACGACGCAGATCCCGGCCGGCCAACTGGTCCCGCCTACGCGTTTCAATTTTCCGTCATTCAAATTGCGTTGA
- the mlaD gene encoding outer membrane lipid asymmetry maintenance protein MlaD, producing the protein MKKTALDFWVGLFVVLGFVALLFLALKAGNMSSLSFQATYPVKLKFDNIGGLKARAPVKSAGVTVGRVGEIGFDSNAYQAVVTIDLDKQYQFPKDTSAKILTSGLLGEQYIGLEPGGDTEMLKAGDTISMTQSAIVLENLIGQFLYSKAADSGASKPGAAGSAPAAAPAAPGLPASGAGAQ; encoded by the coding sequence ATGAAAAAGACTGCTCTCGACTTCTGGGTCGGCCTGTTCGTGGTGTTGGGTTTCGTGGCGTTGCTGTTCCTTGCGCTGAAGGCCGGCAACATGAGCTCGTTGTCGTTCCAGGCAACATATCCGGTCAAGCTCAAATTCGACAATATCGGCGGACTGAAGGCGCGCGCCCCTGTGAAGAGCGCGGGCGTGACGGTCGGGCGGGTCGGTGAGATCGGCTTCGACAGCAACGCGTATCAGGCCGTCGTCACGATCGATCTCGACAAGCAGTACCAGTTTCCGAAAGACACGTCGGCGAAGATTCTGACTTCGGGTCTGCTCGGCGAACAATACATCGGGCTCGAGCCCGGCGGCGACACGGAGATGCTCAAGGCGGGCGACACCATCTCCATGACGCAATCGGCGATCGTGCTGGAAAACCTCATCGGACAATTCCTGTATAGCAAGGCTGCGGATTCCGGTGCGTCCAAGCCTGGCGCGGCCGGGAGCGCACCCGCAGCAGCGCCTGCGGCACCGGGCCTGCCCGCCTCCGGCGCGGGCGCTCAATAA
- the mlaE gene encoding lipid asymmetry maintenance ABC transporter permease subunit MlaE, whose protein sequence is MISAIGRSVLDGLGTAGYATRFFFRLLLEFFPLLRRPRLVTKQIHFVGNYSLVIIAVSGLFVGFVLGLQGYYTLTRYGSEEALGLLVALSLVRELGPVVTALLFAGRAGTSLTAEIGLMKAGEQLTAMEMMAVDPVKVVIAPRLWAGIISMPILAAIFSAVGVFGGYVVGVLLIGVDAGAFWSQMQGGVDVWHDVGAGVVKSAVFGLAVTFVALFQGYEAKPTPEGVSRATTKTVVYASLAVLGLDFLLTALMFS, encoded by the coding sequence ATGATCAGTGCGATCGGCCGCTCGGTGCTCGATGGGCTGGGCACGGCCGGCTATGCCACGCGTTTCTTCTTCCGGCTGCTGCTCGAGTTTTTCCCGTTGTTGCGCCGTCCGCGTCTTGTCACGAAGCAGATCCACTTCGTGGGTAATTATTCGCTGGTGATCATCGCCGTGTCGGGCCTGTTCGTCGGCTTCGTGCTCGGTCTTCAGGGGTATTACACGCTGACCCGGTACGGCTCCGAGGAGGCGCTCGGACTGCTGGTCGCGCTCTCGCTCGTGCGCGAACTCGGGCCGGTGGTCACGGCGCTGCTGTTCGCCGGGCGCGCCGGTACGTCGCTCACGGCCGAGATCGGCTTGATGAAAGCGGGCGAGCAACTGACCGCAATGGAAATGATGGCGGTGGATCCGGTGAAGGTCGTGATCGCGCCGCGCCTGTGGGCGGGCATTATTTCAATGCCGATCCTCGCCGCGATTTTCAGCGCGGTCGGCGTGTTCGGCGGCTATGTAGTGGGCGTGCTGCTGATCGGTGTCGATGCCGGTGCGTTCTGGTCGCAGATGCAAGGCGGCGTCGATGTCTGGCACGACGTGGGCGCCGGCGTCGTCAAGAGCGCGGTATTCGGCCTCGCGGTGACGTTCGTTGCGCTGTTTCAGGGCTATGAAGCCAAGCCGACGCCGGAAGGCGTGTCGCGCGCCACGACCAAGACGGTCGTGTACGCGTCGCTTGCCGTGCTCGGCCTCGATTTTCTGCTGACCGCGCTGATGTTCAGCTAA
- a CDS encoding ABC transporter ATP-binding protein encodes MSSSPETLLELRDVDFGYGDRLVLSNLNLRFKRGQVVAVMGGSGCGKTTVLRLIGGLVRAQRGEVLFHGQDIGRQTRDGLYALRRKMGMLFQFGALFTDMSVFDNVAFALREHTDLPDELIRDLVLMKLNAVGLRGARDLLPSEISGGMARRVALARAIALDPELMMYDEPFAGLDPISLGITANLIRALNQALGATSILVTHDVPESFAIADYVYFLANGGVHAAGTPAELRESTDPTVRQFIDGAPDGPFKFHYPSKTPLAADFGIGGGQS; translated from the coding sequence GTGTCTTCCTCACCCGAGACCTTACTCGAGTTGCGCGACGTCGACTTCGGTTATGGCGACCGGCTCGTCCTGTCGAACCTGAACCTGCGCTTCAAGCGCGGCCAGGTCGTCGCGGTCATGGGCGGCTCGGGCTGCGGCAAGACCACGGTGCTGCGCCTGATCGGTGGTCTGGTGCGCGCACAGCGCGGCGAGGTCCTGTTTCACGGCCAGGACATCGGCCGGCAAACGCGCGACGGCCTCTACGCGCTGCGGCGCAAGATGGGCATGCTGTTCCAGTTCGGCGCGCTCTTCACCGACATGTCCGTGTTCGACAACGTCGCCTTCGCGCTGCGTGAGCACACCGACCTTCCCGACGAACTGATCCGCGACCTCGTGCTGATGAAGCTCAACGCGGTCGGCTTGCGCGGCGCGCGCGACCTGCTGCCGTCGGAGATTTCAGGCGGCATGGCGCGGCGCGTGGCACTTGCGCGCGCCATCGCGCTCGATCCCGAACTGATGATGTACGACGAGCCGTTCGCCGGTCTCGATCCGATTTCGCTCGGCATTACCGCGAACCTGATCCGCGCGCTGAATCAGGCGCTCGGCGCCACGTCGATCCTCGTCACTCACGACGTGCCGGAATCGTTCGCGATTGCCGATTACGTCTACTTTCTGGCCAACGGCGGAGTTCATGCCGCAGGCACGCCCGCCGAACTGCGGGAGTCGACCGATCCCACCGTGCGCCAGTTCATCGACGGCGCGCCGGACGGCCCCTTCAAATTTCACTATCCCAGCAAGACGCCGCTCGCGGCGGACTTCGGCATTGGCGGAGGTCAGTCATGA
- the thiE gene encoding thiamine phosphate synthase, with product MTQTLTLKDRDLFWPPADELTEAAERIRARLGDWPPTHAPWRICLTAPDELNGSDLIVIADAQQHGEQMARWLVRGAGVIEAAEEKATLHLGGEKYRLEGHLAEDWIAALAAFLDCGFDPHDALVLALAWRDGDETRADDAFPADLSRFPRLAGLPDAPAQAFARCPERLGLYPVLPTAEWVERVVGFGVKTVQLRRKSAEPADELKREIARCVAVGRQYDAQVFINDHWQAALEAGAYGVHLGQEDVHTADLAALASAGVRLGLSTHGFYEILKALHFRPSYIALGAVFPTTTKIMPTEPQGLRRLARYVRLLDGVVPLVAIGGIDLQVLPDVLATGVGSAAVVRAVTEAADPGSAVSALQQAFTQ from the coding sequence ATGACGCAGACTTTGACATTGAAAGATCGCGACCTTTTCTGGCCGCCCGCCGACGAACTCACCGAGGCCGCCGAGCGCATCCGCGCCCGGCTGGGCGACTGGCCGCCAACTCATGCGCCGTGGCGCATCTGCCTGACCGCGCCGGACGAACTGAACGGCAGCGACCTGATCGTGATTGCCGACGCGCAGCAGCACGGCGAGCAGATGGCGCGCTGGCTGGTGCGCGGCGCCGGCGTGATCGAAGCCGCCGAGGAGAAGGCCACGCTGCATCTGGGCGGCGAAAAATACCGCCTGGAAGGCCATCTGGCGGAAGACTGGATTGCCGCGCTGGCGGCTTTTCTGGACTGTGGTTTCGATCCGCATGACGCATTGGTGCTGGCGCTGGCCTGGCGCGACGGCGACGAAACCCGTGCCGACGACGCCTTTCCCGCTGATCTCAGCCGCTTTCCGCGTCTCGCCGGTTTGCCCGACGCGCCTGCGCAGGCGTTCGCGCGCTGCCCGGAGCGGCTCGGCTTGTATCCCGTGCTGCCGACCGCGGAATGGGTCGAGCGGGTAGTCGGTTTCGGCGTGAAGACGGTGCAGTTGCGCCGCAAATCCGCCGAACCCGCCGACGAACTGAAGCGCGAAATTGCCCGCTGCGTGGCGGTCGGCCGTCAGTACGATGCGCAGGTGTTCATCAACGACCATTGGCAGGCTGCGCTCGAAGCCGGCGCTTACGGTGTCCACCTCGGCCAGGAAGACGTGCATACGGCGGACCTCGCCGCGCTCGCGTCGGCAGGCGTACGTCTCGGTCTGTCGACCCACGGTTTCTACGAGATTCTGAAAGCGCTGCATTTCCGGCCAAGCTACATTGCACTGGGCGCGGTGTTTCCGACCACCACCAAGATCATGCCGACCGAGCCGCAAGGCCTGCGGCGTTTGGCCCGCTACGTGCGGCTGCTCGATGGCGTCGTGCCGCTGGTGGCGATCGGCGGCATTGACCTGCAAGTGCTGCCCGACGTGCTGGCCACGGGCGTGGGCAGCGCGGCCGTGGTGCGTGCGGTGACCGAAGCAGCGGATCCGGGTTCTGCCGTTTCTGCACTGCAACAAGCGTTTACGCAATAA
- a CDS encoding thiazole synthase — protein sequence MTSLQTADALTLYGQTFASRVLLGTSRYPSLQSLSDSIGAARPGMVTVALRRQMNEGGAEAGFFDLLKRHGVPLLPNTAGCLTVGEAVTTAHMAREIFDTEWIKLELIGDDYTLQPDPVGLIEAATQLVKDGFKVLPYCTEDLVIGRRLLDAGCEALMPWGAPIGTGKGVINPYGLRVLRERLPDVPLIVDAGLGVPSHAAQVMEWGFDGVLLNTAVSQATHPDAMARAFALGVEAGRQAFLAGPMAERESAHASTPVVGMPFWHQDGSAA from the coding sequence ATGACTTCCCTCCAGACCGCCGACGCGCTCACGCTTTACGGACAGACCTTCGCGAGCCGTGTGCTGCTCGGCACCTCGCGCTATCCGTCGTTGCAATCGCTGTCCGATTCCATTGGCGCGGCGCGCCCCGGCATGGTGACCGTCGCGCTGCGCCGGCAGATGAACGAAGGCGGCGCGGAAGCCGGCTTCTTCGACCTGCTCAAGCGTCACGGCGTGCCGCTCCTGCCGAACACGGCCGGCTGCCTGACCGTCGGCGAGGCGGTGACGACCGCGCATATGGCGCGCGAAATCTTCGACACCGAGTGGATCAAGCTCGAACTGATCGGCGACGACTACACGCTGCAGCCCGACCCGGTCGGCCTGATCGAAGCGGCCACGCAACTGGTCAAGGACGGCTTCAAGGTGCTGCCGTATTGCACGGAAGACCTGGTGATCGGCCGCCGTCTGCTGGACGCCGGCTGTGAAGCGCTAATGCCGTGGGGCGCACCGATCGGCACCGGCAAGGGCGTGATCAATCCGTACGGCCTGCGCGTGTTGCGCGAGCGGCTGCCAGACGTGCCGCTGATCGTCGACGCCGGGCTCGGCGTGCCGTCGCATGCTGCGCAGGTCATGGAGTGGGGGTTCGACGGCGTGCTGCTGAACACCGCCGTCTCGCAGGCAACGCACCCCGACGCGATGGCACGCGCCTTTGCGCTGGGCGTCGAAGCGGGCCGCCAGGCTTTTCTGGCGGGGCCGATGGCCGAGCGCGAAAGCGCGCACGCGAGCACGCCGGTGGTCGGCATGCCGTTCTGGCATCAAGACGGGAGCGCCGCATGA
- the thiS gene encoding sulfur carrier protein ThiS, whose amino-acid sequence MDIHINQKPLSLPEGATVADALTAYGARPPFAVALNGDFVARTQHAARALQAGDKLDVVQPVAGG is encoded by the coding sequence ATGGACATTCATATCAATCAGAAGCCGTTGTCGCTGCCCGAGGGCGCGACTGTCGCCGACGCGCTCACCGCGTACGGCGCCCGCCCGCCGTTTGCGGTCGCGCTGAACGGCGATTTCGTGGCGCGCACCCAGCATGCGGCGCGCGCGCTGCAGGCAGGCGACAAACTCGACGTCGTGCAACCCGTGGCCGGCGGCTGA
- a CDS encoding FAD-dependent oxidoreductase, protein MTRPAQPDFAVLGGGLCGRLVAWRLAGLGHRVALYERGDAAGSQAAAWVAAAMLAPLAEAASAELLITRLGASSLESWPQVLAELPEPVFFQRNGTLVVWHHADRTEAPLFERRVRSNAPPELLDGGFITLAGAQLGAAEPALAGRFNQGWLLPREGQLDNRQVLAALAAGLAQRGVETHWNTPVDDHALPAAHITIDCRGLGAKSVLPTLRGIRGEVARVHAPGIKLTRPVRLLHPRYPLYIAPKQDDLYVIGATEVEGEDMSPVSVRSALELLSAAFSVHPGFGEARILELNSQCRPTLPDHRPALLWDGAQTLRVNGLYRHGYMIVPEVADEAVRFAAARLDGRIGDADAFADWQRGARWSELFQLDSAREPA, encoded by the coding sequence ATGACGCGTCCTGCACAACCCGATTTCGCCGTGCTCGGCGGTGGCCTGTGCGGGCGGCTGGTCGCGTGGCGTCTCGCCGGACTGGGGCATCGCGTGGCGCTCTATGAGCGTGGCGACGCCGCCGGTTCGCAAGCCGCCGCGTGGGTCGCCGCGGCCATGCTGGCGCCGCTCGCGGAAGCAGCCAGTGCCGAGTTGCTGATCACGCGCCTCGGCGCGAGTTCGCTCGAGAGCTGGCCGCAAGTGCTGGCCGAGTTGCCCGAGCCGGTGTTCTTTCAGCGCAATGGCACGCTGGTTGTCTGGCATCACGCCGACCGCACCGAAGCGCCGCTGTTCGAGCGCCGGGTGCGCTCGAATGCCCCGCCGGAATTGCTGGACGGAGGCTTCATCACTCTGGCGGGCGCGCAGCTCGGCGCGGCCGAGCCTGCGTTGGCGGGGCGTTTCAATCAGGGCTGGCTGTTGCCGCGCGAAGGCCAGCTGGATAACCGGCAGGTGCTGGCGGCGCTCGCCGCAGGCCTCGCGCAACGCGGTGTCGAAACACACTGGAATACGCCGGTCGACGATCACGCGCTGCCGGCCGCCCATATCACGATCGACTGCCGCGGCCTCGGCGCGAAGTCCGTGCTGCCCACGCTGCGCGGCATTCGCGGCGAAGTGGCGCGCGTGCATGCGCCCGGTATCAAACTGACGCGGCCGGTGCGGCTGCTGCATCCGCGCTATCCGCTCTATATCGCGCCGAAGCAGGACGATCTCTACGTGATCGGCGCTACCGAAGTGGAAGGCGAGGACATGTCGCCGGTCAGCGTGCGCTCGGCGCTCGAACTGCTGAGCGCGGCGTTTTCCGTGCATCCCGGCTTTGGCGAGGCACGCATCCTCGAACTGAATTCGCAGTGCCGCCCCACTTTACCGGACCACCGTCCGGCTTTGCTGTGGGACGGCGCGCAGACGCTGCGCGTGAACGGCCTGTACCGGCACGGCTACATGATCGTGCCCGAAGTCGCCGACGAAGCCGTGCGCTTTGCCGCGGCGCGGCTCGACGGCCGCATCGGCGACGCCGATGCTTTCGCCGACTGGCAACGCGGTGCTCGCTGGAGCGAGCTCTTTCAACTGGACTCCGCGCGGGAGCCGGCATGA
- a CDS encoding ABC transporter ATP-binding protein/permease, producing the protein MTPNTSASHALPPDEKVSAWSLIKPYWVSEERNTAWGLLIAIIVMNLLVVWINVRLNRWSADFYNALQTKNVHDFPHLLMVFSALAFGFIILAVYGRYLRQMLGFRWRQWLTTRYLNEWLKDSAFYRIERDRLADNPDQRISDDLQSFATSTLSLTLDLLSTVVTLVSFITILWSLAGALTISLGGMPIEIPGYMVWAAALYAVVGSLIIQKVGHPLVPINYQAQKVEADFRFGLIRLRENAEQIAFYNGMETEKKNAHSLFARIRDNWWQVMKYTKRLTFVLSFYGQIAIIFPLVVAAPRYFAGAFTFGVLMQISSAFGTVSDSFSWFINSYGTLVEWRATVNRLREFKRVVHAPHLKESVSPATAHGGINLHFVDEDKLTTEGLKLALPNGNPLSRIRDVAIRPGSRWLVRGPSGSGKSTLMRALAGLWPFGDGSIDAPVNARMMFIPQVSYMPIGTLKAALAYPSAADTYTDDECREALVVCHLSEYADRLQESGHWTRILSPGEQQRLAAARVLLHKPDYLFLDEATSALDAENEARLYRLFTERLPKAAIVSVAHRESLAAFHDETLDVERSDEAVAA; encoded by the coding sequence ATGACACCGAATACCTCTGCCAGCCACGCGCTGCCGCCCGACGAAAAAGTCTCCGCCTGGAGCCTGATCAAGCCCTACTGGGTCTCCGAAGAACGAAACACGGCATGGGGCCTGCTCATCGCGATCATCGTGATGAATCTGCTCGTGGTGTGGATCAACGTGCGTCTGAACCGCTGGAGCGCCGACTTCTACAACGCGCTGCAAACCAAGAACGTGCACGACTTCCCGCACCTGCTGATGGTGTTCTCGGCACTCGCGTTCGGCTTCATCATTCTCGCCGTGTACGGCCGCTACCTGCGCCAGATGCTCGGGTTCCGCTGGCGCCAGTGGCTCACCACGCGCTATCTGAACGAGTGGCTGAAAGACAGCGCGTTCTACCGGATCGAGCGCGACCGCCTCGCCGACAACCCCGACCAGCGGATCAGCGACGATCTGCAATCGTTCGCCACCAGCACCCTTTCGCTGACGCTCGACCTGCTGTCCACGGTCGTCACACTGGTGTCGTTCATCACGATCCTGTGGTCGCTCGCCGGCGCGCTGACCATTTCGCTCGGCGGCATGCCGATCGAGATCCCCGGCTACATGGTGTGGGCCGCGGCGCTTTATGCCGTGGTCGGCTCGCTGATCATCCAGAAAGTCGGCCATCCGCTCGTGCCGATCAACTACCAGGCGCAGAAAGTCGAGGCGGATTTCCGTTTCGGCCTGATCCGTCTGCGTGAAAACGCCGAGCAGATCGCCTTCTACAACGGCATGGAAACCGAGAAGAAGAACGCGCACTCGTTGTTCGCGCGCATCCGCGACAACTGGTGGCAGGTGATGAAGTACACCAAGCGCCTCACGTTCGTGCTGAGCTTCTACGGCCAGATCGCGATCATCTTCCCGCTGGTGGTCGCCGCGCCCCGCTACTTCGCCGGCGCCTTCACGTTTGGCGTGCTGATGCAGATTTCCAGCGCATTCGGCACCGTCAGCGATTCGTTCTCCTGGTTCATCAACAGTTACGGCACCCTGGTCGAATGGCGCGCCACCGTGAACCGGTTGCGTGAATTCAAGCGTGTCGTGCACGCGCCGCACCTGAAGGAATCGGTCTCGCCGGCTACCGCGCATGGCGGTATCAATCTGCATTTCGTCGACGAAGACAAACTCACCACCGAAGGTCTCAAACTCGCCCTGCCCAACGGCAATCCGCTGTCGCGCATTCGCGATGTCGCGATCCGGCCGGGCTCGCGCTGGCTGGTACGCGGCCCGTCGGGTTCGGGCAAAAGCACGCTGATGCGCGCTCTCGCCGGCTTGTGGCCGTTCGGCGACGGCTCGATCGACGCCCCGGTCAACGCGCGCATGATGTTCATCCCGCAGGTCAGCTACATGCCGATCGGCACGCTCAAAGCGGCGCTCGCCTACCCGTCCGCCGCCGACACCTACACCGACGACGAATGCCGCGAAGCGCTCGTCGTCTGTCATCTGTCGGAGTACGCGGACCGTCTGCAGGAATCGGGACACTGGACCCGCATTCTCTCGCCCGGCGAGCAACAGCGCCTTGCCGCCGCGCGCGTGCTGCTGCACAAGCCGGACTATCTGTTCCTCGACGAAGCGACCAGCGCGCTCGACGCGGAAAACGAGGCGCGCCTGTATCGCCTGTTCACGGAAAGGCTGCCGAAGGCGGCGATTGTCAGTGTCGCGCATCGCGAGTCGCTGGCCGCGTTCCATGACGAAACGCTCGACGTCGAGCGCTCGGACGAAGCGGTCGCGGCATGA
- a CDS encoding SDR family NAD(P)-dependent oxidoreductase, with translation MSDVGDLNEAGSAGFERVVLITGAGSGIGAALARRIAAPRSALMLHARGADHEARERLAQVAADCSANGSRCATVYGDLAERGAAEHLIHQTLASFGALDQLVANAGHAQRQTLGGLDPDAFSAAFAAMPAAFAALVKRATPALETSKRGRVIALSSFVAHRYRADAPFAATAAAKAALESLAKTAAAELAPHGVTVNCVAPGYTRKDRGPSADNAAVWSRAAEATPLGHVAEPADIAALIAFLLSDEARHITGQVIHIDGGLTLG, from the coding sequence ATGAGCGACGTCGGCGATCTGAACGAAGCGGGCAGCGCCGGATTCGAGCGCGTCGTGCTGATCACCGGCGCCGGTTCCGGCATCGGCGCCGCGCTGGCCCGGCGCATTGCCGCGCCACGCTCGGCCTTGATGCTGCACGCACGCGGCGCCGACCACGAAGCGCGTGAACGGCTCGCGCAGGTCGCCGCCGATTGCAGCGCGAACGGCTCGCGCTGCGCGACGGTGTACGGCGATCTCGCCGAACGCGGCGCCGCGGAGCATCTGATCCATCAAACGCTGGCGAGCTTCGGCGCGCTCGATCAACTGGTCGCCAACGCGGGACACGCGCAGCGCCAAACGCTTGGTGGACTCGATCCGGACGCGTTCAGCGCAGCCTTCGCGGCCATGCCTGCCGCATTCGCGGCGCTCGTCAAACGGGCGACGCCCGCGCTGGAGACGTCGAAGCGCGGCCGCGTGATCGCGCTCAGTTCGTTCGTCGCGCACCGCTATCGCGCGGACGCGCCGTTTGCCGCGACAGCCGCCGCGAAAGCGGCGCTCGAATCGCTGGCGAAAACCGCCGCGGCGGAACTGGCACCGCACGGCGTGACGGTCAATTGCGTGGCGCCCGGCTATACGCGTAAAGATCGCGGCCCGAGTGCCGATAATGCAGCGGTGTGGAGTCGCGCCGCCGAAGCGACGCCGCTCGGCCATGTCGCCGAACCTGCGGACATCGCCGCGCTGATCGCGTTCCTGCTCTCCGACGAGGCGCGCCACATCACCGGCCAGGTGATCCACATCGACGGCGGCCTCACGCTCGGCTGA
- a CDS encoding response regulator, translating into MNPSILVVDDDPVVRELVSGYLQGRGFKVDTLEHGMALQRQLQDERPALIVLDIMMPELDGISALRALRVAGDDIPVILLTARADPIDRVIGLELGADDYLGKPFEPSELVARIRTVLRRRGSIAPSAPEQRAPYRFGRFEVNFPARELRRDGERIALRSSEFAMLKIFVSHAMTVLTRAQLLEKLHGNSELHRNRSLDVSIWRLRRLIEVDPSEPRYVQTVWGRGYVFVPDGEIGAAERDAPLA; encoded by the coding sequence ATGAACCCATCCATTCTTGTCGTCGACGACGACCCCGTCGTACGTGAGCTCGTCAGCGGATATCTGCAGGGACGCGGCTTCAAGGTCGACACGCTCGAACACGGCATGGCGCTGCAGCGCCAATTGCAGGACGAGCGGCCAGCCCTGATCGTGCTCGACATCATGATGCCGGAGCTCGACGGCATCAGCGCGCTGCGCGCGTTGCGCGTAGCCGGCGACGACATTCCCGTGATTCTGCTGACCGCGCGTGCCGATCCCATCGACCGCGTGATCGGCCTCGAACTCGGCGCGGACGACTATCTCGGCAAGCCCTTCGAACCGAGCGAACTGGTCGCGCGGATTCGCACCGTGCTGCGCCGTCGCGGCTCCATTGCCCCGAGCGCGCCGGAGCAGCGCGCGCCATACCGCTTCGGCCGTTTCGAAGTGAATTTCCCGGCGCGCGAATTGCGCCGGGACGGCGAGCGCATTGCGTTGCGTTCGAGCGAATTCGCCATGCTCAAGATATTCGTCTCCCACGCGATGACCGTGCTCACGCGCGCGCAGTTGCTGGAGAAGCTGCACGGCAATAGCGAGTTGCATCGCAATCGCAGCCTGGACGTCTCGATCTGGCGTTTGCGCCGGCTGATCGAAGTCGATCCGTCCGAGCCGCGCTATGTGCAAACCGTGTGGGGACGCGGCTACGTGTTCGTGCCGGACGGTGAAATCGGCGCAGCCGAACGCGACGCGCCGCTGGCCTGA
- a CDS encoding flagellar basal body L-ring protein FlgH, whose amino-acid sequence MTALRLTVALGAAACLAACASRQNSIVDTPMAPPLASAPLNVNTQGAIYQAGAPLLLYETPRAQHIGDVLTIRLAESYSGNNSATAAASRSSSITADAADHSTNAAARLARLFNIGSASTDYKGQGSLTDVSGMSGTLAVTVIGTMSTGNLVVSGEKVIAMSGNRDRLRLSGIVNPKDIEAGNYVASGKVANARIEQAGVGMVSDATTMGWLQRMFLSVLTF is encoded by the coding sequence ATGACTGCGCTACGTCTCACTGTCGCGCTAGGCGCGGCGGCCTGCCTCGCGGCTTGCGCGAGCCGGCAAAATTCGATCGTGGATACGCCGATGGCGCCCCCGCTCGCCTCGGCGCCGTTGAACGTCAACACGCAAGGCGCGATCTATCAGGCCGGCGCTCCGTTGCTGCTATACGAAACACCGCGCGCGCAACATATCGGCGACGTATTGACGATCCGTCTCGCGGAATCGTATAGCGGCAATAACAGCGCGACCGCCGCGGCGAGCCGTTCGAGCAGTATTACCGCCGACGCCGCCGACCACTCCACCAATGCCGCCGCGCGACTCGCGCGATTGTTCAACATCGGCTCGGCGAGCACCGACTACAAGGGGCAAGGCAGTCTCACCGATGTCAGCGGCATGAGCGGCACGCTTGCCGTCACGGTGATCGGCACGATGTCGACCGGCAACCTGGTGGTGTCGGGCGAGAAGGTCATTGCGATGAGCGGCAACCGCGACCGGCTGCGCCTGTCGGGCATCGTCAATCCCAAGGATATCGAAGCGGGCAACTATGTTGCGTCGGGCAAGGTGGCGAACGCGCGTATCGAACAGGCCGGTGTGGGGATGGTGTCCGACGCCACGACAATGGGCTGGCTGCAGAGAATGTTCCTGAGCGTGCTGACGTTCTGA